GGGAACTATTATCCAACCTACGACCCATAGGCCAATGATGGGCCGATAACCATACACATTTCATACGAATTATGATAACTCATCAAATATggtataagaaaattttaaggtATGTTTACAACAGAATGGATGGGAAGAGAGAATTCTTAATTTCTCTCGTCTTCCTTCACTAAAGGTACCTTTGCTCAATATGTGGGCTTTGTACATTTATAAGTCTTATATACTATGAACGAATATTCTCATGAAATCGTTCCATATAGACTAAGATAACTCTCATCAAATATagtataagaaaattttaaggtATGTTTGCACCGGTTTGGAATGAGAGGATagaattctttttgtttttttgaaaccaAGGATAGAATTCTTAACTTCATCTTCTTTCCATCCATCCCTAAATTTTTAacatgaataaaataatttgaaaaaaaaaaaaaaaccatttcatAAAACtttaatagtaataataatatataatataaaaatatatatactcataCCCCCATTTGGTTTTTCttcccctcaaaaaaataaaaaaaatattagggtAACACTAAGATAAGTTATAAGTGCATGCATCTTATcccatcttttctctctcccccccACATATCTCTAGCCCTCAAAATCCTCACCCCACATTTCCCCACATCCCTCAAATCCTTCAAATCCCACCCAcccatcatcatcaccatcccTATCCTCCCAAAAACCAATTTGTCACTAATTGAGAGTAAATTCTCTCTCACACACGCACCCATCATCAAACACCTTTTGTGCAATggagaacaacaacaacaacaacaacagcaacaacaaccaGATAGCTCAGTCCTCTCCCTACCCTCTCCAACCCACTCCGCCGCCGCCCCCGCCGCCGTCCTCCGCCACCCCATTCCACCACCTCCTccaacagcagcagcagcagctcCAAATGTTCTGGTCCTACCAGCGTCAAGAAATCGAGCAAGTAAACGACTTCAAGAACCACCAGCTCCCCCTCGCCCGCATCAAGAAGATCATGAAGGCCGACGAGGACGTGCGCATGATCTCCGCCGAGGCGCCCATCCTGTTCGCCAAGGCGTGCGAGCTCTTCATCCTCGAGCTCACGATTCGGTCGTGGCTGCACGCCGAGGAGAACAAGCGGCGAACGCTCCAGAAAAACGACATCGCGGCGGCGATCACGAGGACCGACATATTCGACTTCTTGGTGGATATTGTGCCGAGGGACGAGATTAAAGACGAGGCGGCTGGGCTAGTCGGCGGGATTGTGGGGGCCACGGCCAGTGGCGTCCCGTACTATTACCCGCCGATGGGGCAACCTGCAGGTGGGCCCCACGGAGGAATGATGATTGGGAGACCCGCTACAGTGGACCCCACTGGAGGAGTGTACGTTCAGCCACCTTCAAATGCTTGGCAGTCTGTGTGGCAAGGCCATGCTGCTGCTGATGATGGGTCTTATGGGAGTGGAGCTAGCAGTGGCCATGGCAATCTTGATGGCCAGAGGTATGTTgggtttgcctttttttttttttttttagaggtgAATGCGCCGCGGCAACTGGTTATGCCAGGTGGGACAGTTGTCTGGAAGTTTTACTAGCGAAACTGAGTACAAAAGACTATTTCTTTAGAAAAGATagcttatataaaataaaattaaaaaaaaaaaaaaaaacacccaattgaGTAGGAAGTGACATTTGAGCTCAAAGTCAATGTcttttttaactatatatatgtttgtgaGTGATGGTTGTGACATGTGAAGTGGTTGTTAGCTTTTACTTGGTTGGGTCGTATTCTGTGCACAAAACTCTCACTTTTTGTAGCATTGGAAGAGGTGATTGGTAGGCAGTTTTACCCGCATGCGATCCAAACCCAAAGCGACATGTCGGTGTGGGTTGAAGGGTCTTGAGATTGCAGCAAGGTGCGATCTTTGTTATCTGGGTGGTGTGATTTGAatggaaaagttttttttatttattatttatttataattatttggtgtttggatttttaatgttttggtGAATGTTCTAAAAAAATGTTGCTTTcagttggtggtggtgggtggtaTAGTAGAAATCCAAGTGTCGACTTCTCAATCATGTGGCAAGACTGTAGGACTTATAGGCTTTTAGCACCATGTTGGTGGCTGACAGTGATTGGGTTTCTCCGTTTGATTTGTGAATATGGGTATGTAGAGTTTGTGATAGTGGTGATTTTTGACATTAATTATGGATTTTATGAAAAGGGGCTCCCTCTGTAGCTTTTTAGgttacaattttcttttcttttttcttgtttcaacAGAGAGGATTTGATTGGGGTGGATTGAAGCTTCTGTTTCTCTTGTCATTGCTTGCTAGTGTTATTTCTTGTCGGTTAGTTTTGTTTGAAATTATGATCTCCCAATACTTGGGGAAAATAGAGCCAACTGTAGGATTGATACAATTCGATAATACTTTGTTGTTTTGGAAGCATTAAAAAGGCTATTAGGATTTTGATCTGGTTAGTGTATTGACAATTGGTTGCCATTGtgacctttaaaaaaaaaaaagacaattgaTTGCCGTTGTGCGTGTGAGCCAGTTGTTGGATTGATATGATTTGATAATACTTTGTTATTTTGCAAGCATTTAAAAAGGCTATTAGGATTTTGATCTGGTTGCATATTTACAATTGGTTATCATTGTGGGTGTGAGACTTGAATGGATACACATGGAAAGTATTGAGGGATGGGGATAGAATAAGGGGAAATATACTTTGACTGATATCCTTAATAGGGGCatttttaacttatttgatGTGGAGTTTGGCACACTTCTAATTCTTTGTCTTAAAGTTGTCCAATTGCGGTTCTTTGCCGAGTTATATGCATGAAAGAATTGATCTTTCACTACCAACTGTCATTTCTACAAAAGAGAACTAATGGTAAAAAAAGCAGTTATATGTTTGGAATATACTGACATAGGCCTCAGTAGCCTTATTATCATAAATCTAGTAGAGACTTTTTACAAGCTTGTATCtgaaaaaattcttaatttgaGAAATGATCTTGGCTTACAACCTTAAACGGTCTTACACAACCTTATTTAATGGGGGGAAAAAGGATTTTACACAACCTTTACAAAGGAGTTATATAAGCATGCAAATGAAGATGGTCGACATTGACTACACCTTGCACTAAAATATGGGATGCCAAATAGACTCCTCAATGGTTCTAGAGTTCTTTATCTTCTAAATAATGTCATGGATCTTAAAGGTGGAGTAGAATAAAGATGGATTACTGCAAAAATTTCTCTCTTGGAAATGAGCCTCCAATAAAGTTCTTTTGAACCTTTCTCATTCAACTTATAGCACAACTGTATTAGTAAATACGTTGCTGGATTGTTAAAAGTTTCTTACTTAAAGACAAGTGCTTCCataaatgttttattattttttcatttgatagCAGTGTGTGATATAATTACGTTTTAGACAAGTAGAGATAAGCTATTCATGGTAAGAAATGGAAATAAACAAAGTCCACATCTATTCTGTATCATTTTACAATGAAATTCTGTGAGGCAAGTATTGTATAATCCCTGTGGAATTGGGTTGCATCCATTTTTGGAAAGTGAGAGTGTATGTTGGAAAAATGCCTGGATGGTTAAAGTTTGGAAAGTAATCAATTTATGGTACCTGACGTTTTCAGTAAGAAAGAATTTtgctcacttaaaaaaaaaagaaaaaagaaatgaacatTTGTTCAGTGCCCCAGAAATTTTTTCTGAAGGGTACATTTGTGTTTTTCATGTTTATATATAAgttgttattaaatttatatttaaaattaaaaaaaattaaaaaaattaaaaaaagaagaagaagaagaagaaaaagagagagaaagcactGGCACGTTTGATCTTTAATTGGGTGATTGAACACTTGCACAGCTccccaaaggaaaaaaagaaatcagaaAAGGATAGAATATCCTCCTCTCCTCGTTTCATATGCAAGATGAACATTAGGTTGACAGAATGAGTATCTGTAATGGTATCTCATGTACCTTAAAATTGACACTGTCACTCATGCTGTTTTGAGTATCCTTTTCTCCTAGTATTTTCATCGGTGCCATTGTATGCTTGTATTGATCATCACTCTGACTAGACagttatttttggaaatacaaAATAAGTTGGTGTGCAACTAGATTTTCATTGATAAAACTTTCTTCATTGTATGGGACATTCATGCTAAGTATGTATTATTAAGGTGATGACTTTAATAATGGCAATCAATTTTAGGAAAACTTTATTCATTGTATGTGACATTCATGCTATGTATTATTTGGTAATCCTTATAAATAGTTTTCCTCGTTTTTTTTATAcccaaaattgaatttcagATGTCTTAAGGCATTCCATCTAAATTAATGCCAGTGGGTTCATACTCAAATAACACTTCCTCCTTCAACAATAATGGGTGGAGGGTAAGCAACTGGCTTCAAAAAACCCAGTGGGCGTGTATGTAACTTactgataaaaaagaaaaaagtgtcaACTAAATTGATGCCATTCTGAAAAGAATATGTTAGTCTAAGTTGTAGGATGATtgaactattaaaaaattataggaaaagtAGGGTCtgatatcaatttttctttctttttgttctctacAGTTGAGTAATTCATTTGAAGCTGATTTGCTGCATGGCGCAACGGAAAGAGGTCGAGCTTAGCTGATTGGACTTGGAATTTTGATTGCTTATGAATTGAGTTCACTTGTCAGctgttattttttactttagaaacttattaaaactTTAACTTGATCCAGTGCAGATAAAAAAATTGCTGCTATGACTTCACTATTAATATTTACTGTGCAGTCTTGAGATGTAGGATCCCTGTGTTGCGGATTGGAATGAATGTGGTTGTCTCATACTATATTCCTACCTTTTACCTGGGATAGATCTTTgctataattttgatttttaattcaCTTTCTTTGACTATAATTTTGAACCACCCTCCCAAGTTATCCACTGACGACAAACTATATACTACTATTTCATGTTGGTCGTTTACTTGTTTGAATATGCTTATTGGAACCAAATCtgagtcccaaaattttgggttaaattttcataaaatgtatCTGGGTAATCAAGCACCTGTCGCTTGAGGGAAGTGTTGACCCAGTTTGGTACACTCTGGGATTTAGTTTTCTCAGGTTACTCAAATAGGGTATTTAAAGCCCATATGCAAAGTGCAACTACCACCAAAATTTATCAGCACCACTTGGTGGTGATAAGGCCTGGCTCAGTTATATCTACACAAGTTCAGTTGTTCAGGTATTTCACTTTATGAAGCCTCCAAATTTCAATCAAAGAATTATCTTCTTTCTCTTTGGATGAGGACTAATTAAGTAGTGTCACTTTAGCATGATTGATTGGCCAGATTGCATTTCAAATGTATAAAGatgatcaaaatgaaaagagaaatacaagaaaagatGTGATAAGGTATATGTAATTATTTCTGACCATTATAATTGTAGAGACCATGACCAATATAATGTCTGAGTTTTAGAGTCTATATAGATTATATGGCTGTGGTTGTCAAAATCATGATTTGGATCGTAGGATCATATGATTTTATGATCTTATCTCACAAAAACGTTTAAGATCGCACTAGGATCGTATGTAAGATCATGTAGAATCATATGAGATCCTACTGATCTTACCAAAACatcagtttattttttttttttttttttttttttttttttttttttttttttatgggataaatttttggttttaatgaaGCTTtaagggttttatttatttatttattttattttttatgttgtgatgatatgactttttattttctgttttataTAATTCTGTTAACTTAAGCAAATGTTTTCTAACTTCTAGTTCACTTGTAATTAAAATGAAGGAATGCTTCATCATTTCTAAAAGAAGAATTTATATTGGTTTTGCTACCTTTTAAGGTAtaatattgctaaatttatttgatcgtgttctaatattactaaaatgtttttcttacatataattttattagtatgcttgtatttgtatttgtatacTGATTGAGTGATTTTTTTGAGCATGCTCTATAATTGTTGCTGagtggtataacttgaatagttgagtgtGAAGTTGTATCTTGATCTCTTTTGCAGTTCtaatatacaaatatacaatgtctacatagatgatgaaCTAGATGATAATGATTAGGACGGTGGTTATAAGAAACCTAGAATGAGAATAAATAAACGT
The Quercus lobata isolate SW786 chromosome 10, ValleyOak3.0 Primary Assembly, whole genome shotgun sequence DNA segment above includes these coding regions:
- the LOC115965785 gene encoding nuclear transcription factor Y subunit C-1, which translates into the protein MENNNNNNNSNNNQIAQSSPYPLQPTPPPPPPPSSATPFHHLLQQQQQQLQMFWSYQRQEIEQVNDFKNHQLPLARIKKIMKADEDVRMISAEAPILFAKACELFILELTIRSWLHAEENKRRTLQKNDIAAAITRTDIFDFLVDIVPRDEIKDEAAGLVGGIVGATASGVPYYYPPMGQPAGGPHGGMMIGRPATVDPTGGVYVQPPSNAWQSVWQGHAAADDGSYGSGASSGHGNLDGQS